A genomic segment from Pistricoccus aurantiacus encodes:
- the rpsA gene encoding 30S ribosomal protein S1, with the protein MSESFAELFEQSLQDINMEPGAIVMATVVDIEGDWITVNAGLKSEGQIPAAQFRDDNGELTIGVGDEVKVALEAVEDGFGETRLSREKAKRAEAWKELEAAFEKDEIVKGVINGKVKGGFTVDVASIRAFLPGSLVDVRPVRDTTHLEHKELDFKVIKLDPKRNNVVVSRRAVLEAENSAEREALLATLQEGQQIKGIVKNLTDYGAFVDLGGVDGLLHITDMAWKRIKHPSEIVTVGDEINVKVLKFDRERNRVSLGLKQLGEDPWVNIKARYPEGTKVNARVTNLTDYGCFAELEEGVEGLVHVSEMDWTNKNIHPSKVVQVGDEVEVMVLDIDEERRRISLGIKQCTTNPWEDFSARHNKGDRVSGSIKSITDFGIFIGLDGGIDGLVHLSDISWTETGEEAVRQFKKGDEVEAVILSIDPERERISLGIKQLDTDPVAEFMAVNDKGSVVTGRVVEVDAKEAKVELATDVVAILKASEISADRVEDARNVLSEGDSVEARIVGVDRKNRAINLSVKAKDQDDTRRNMSKLRDQQEVETGGPTTIGDLIKQQMGQD; encoded by the coding sequence ATGAGCGAAAGCTTTGCTGAGTTGTTTGAACAGTCTCTTCAGGACATCAACATGGAACCCGGCGCCATTGTCATGGCGACGGTCGTGGATATCGAGGGTGATTGGATCACCGTCAACGCGGGCCTGAAGTCGGAAGGGCAGATTCCGGCCGCCCAGTTTCGTGATGACAATGGTGAATTGACCATTGGCGTCGGCGATGAAGTCAAGGTGGCGCTGGAAGCCGTGGAAGACGGTTTCGGTGAAACCCGCCTGTCTCGTGAGAAGGCCAAGCGTGCCGAAGCCTGGAAAGAACTGGAAGCGGCTTTCGAGAAAGACGAGATCGTCAAGGGCGTGATCAACGGCAAGGTCAAGGGCGGCTTCACCGTCGACGTGGCCTCCATTCGCGCCTTCCTGCCGGGTTCTCTGGTCGATGTGCGTCCGGTACGTGATACCACGCATCTCGAGCACAAGGAACTGGACTTCAAGGTCATCAAGCTCGACCCCAAGCGCAACAACGTGGTGGTCTCTCGCCGTGCAGTGCTGGAAGCTGAAAACAGCGCCGAGCGGGAAGCGCTGCTTGCTACCCTTCAAGAAGGTCAGCAGATCAAGGGTATCGTCAAGAACCTCACGGATTACGGCGCCTTCGTCGATCTGGGCGGTGTCGATGGCCTGTTGCATATCACCGACATGGCCTGGAAGCGTATCAAGCATCCCTCCGAGATCGTCACCGTCGGCGACGAGATCAATGTCAAGGTGCTGAAGTTTGATCGCGAGCGTAATCGGGTTTCCCTGGGTCTCAAGCAGTTGGGCGAAGATCCTTGGGTCAACATCAAGGCACGCTATCCGGAAGGCACCAAGGTCAACGCTCGCGTGACCAATCTGACCGACTACGGCTGCTTTGCCGAGTTGGAAGAGGGGGTCGAGGGTCTGGTCCACGTCTCCGAAATGGACTGGACCAACAAGAATATTCACCCGTCCAAGGTCGTTCAGGTCGGCGACGAGGTGGAAGTCATGGTTCTGGATATCGACGAGGAGCGTCGTCGTATCTCCCTGGGCATCAAGCAGTGCACCACCAATCCCTGGGAAGATTTCAGCGCGCGTCATAACAAGGGCGATCGGGTTTCCGGCAGCATCAAGTCCATCACCGATTTTGGTATCTTCATCGGTCTGGATGGCGGTATCGATGGCCTGGTGCACCTTTCCGACATCTCCTGGACCGAGACCGGCGAAGAAGCAGTGCGCCAGTTCAAGAAGGGTGACGAGGTGGAAGCGGTCATTCTTTCCATCGATCCAGAGCGCGAGCGCATCTCCTTGGGTATCAAGCAACTCGATACCGATCCGGTCGCTGAGTTCATGGCGGTCAATGATAAAGGCTCCGTGGTGACTGGCCGTGTAGTCGAAGTCGATGCCAAGGAAGCCAAGGTTGAACTGGCGACCGACGTTGTCGCCATTCTCAAGGCCTCCGAGATCAGCGCTGATCGTGTAGAAGATGCGCGTAACGTCCTCAGCGAAGGCGATAGCGTTGAAGCACGTATTGTCGGAGTGGATCGCAAGAACCGCGCGATCAATCTTTCCGTCAAGGCCAAGGATCAGGACGATACTCGCCGCAATATGAGCAAGCTGCGTGACCAGCAAGAAGTTGAAACTGGTGGTCCGACAACGATTGGCGACTTGATCAAGCAGCAGATGGGTCAAGACTAG
- a CDS encoding histone-like nucleoid-structuring protein, MvaT/MvaU family, with the protein MSLLNEYIQKEQLLKQLQEELDKMEGDQRLKSELEFKEKLEALMAEFDKSASDVINLLDPKQSGTGTASAYTTSSSTSGRRRRKLKIYKNPNTGEVVETRGGNQKTLKSWKDDYGNDTVESWLVRIEE; encoded by the coding sequence ATGTCATTGCTGAACGAATATATTCAAAAGGAACAGTTGCTTAAGCAACTGCAAGAAGAGCTTGATAAGATGGAAGGCGATCAGCGCTTGAAGTCGGAGCTGGAATTCAAGGAAAAGCTTGAAGCGCTGATGGCGGAATTTGATAAAAGTGCTAGTGACGTTATTAATCTGCTTGATCCTAAGCAATCAGGTACCGGCACTGCATCAGCATATACAACCAGTTCGAGTACTTCCGGGCGCCGCAGGCGCAAGCTTAAAATTTATAAGAATCCCAATACGGGCGAAGTCGTTGAGACACGTGGCGGTAATCAAAAAACATTAAAATCCTGGAAAGACGATTATGGTAACGATACAGTCGAATCCTGGCTAGTACGTATAGAAGAATAA
- the cmk gene encoding (d)CMP kinase — MIDEGQTRSKAESSPVLTVDGPGGAGKGTISRLVAERLGWHLLDSGALYRLTALAAAWHDVVLDDEDALEPLAANLDVCFLSDGGDARILMEGHDVSQSIRTEQIGDRASQVAALPRVRQALLQRQRDFRQSPGLVADGRDMGTVVFPEATLKIFLTASAEERARRRYLQLRQAGENASLPSLLKEIQLRDARDMQRSVAPLVPAQDAVELDTTHLSISEVVDQLIQRLARIGIVES, encoded by the coding sequence ATGATCGACGAAGGACAAACGCGCAGCAAGGCGGAATCGTCGCCGGTGCTGACCGTGGACGGTCCCGGCGGCGCTGGCAAGGGTACCATCAGCCGTCTGGTGGCAGAACGCCTTGGCTGGCACCTGCTCGATAGCGGTGCGCTGTACCGACTGACGGCGCTAGCTGCCGCCTGGCATGACGTGGTACTCGATGACGAAGACGCTCTGGAGCCCCTCGCGGCGAATCTGGATGTGTGTTTTCTGAGTGACGGCGGCGATGCGCGGATATTGATGGAAGGGCATGATGTCAGCCAGTCCATTCGTACCGAGCAGATCGGTGATCGGGCATCACAGGTGGCGGCCTTGCCGCGGGTTCGTCAGGCGTTGCTGCAGCGGCAACGTGACTTCCGTCAATCTCCGGGATTGGTAGCGGACGGTCGAGACATGGGCACCGTGGTATTCCCCGAAGCGACGCTGAAGATATTTCTCACCGCTTCCGCTGAGGAAAGGGCCAGGCGGCGCTACCTTCAGTTGCGCCAAGCCGGCGAGAATGCTAGTCTACCGAGTCTTTTGAAAGAGATTCAGTTGCGTGACGCTCGCGACATGCAGCGAAGCGTGGCTCCTCTCGTGCCGGCACAGGATGCCGTCGAGTTGGATACCACGCATCTGAGTATCTCCGAAGTGGTGGATCAACTGATACAACGTCTCGCTCGGATCGGCATCGTCGAATCTTGA
- a CDS encoding bifunctional prephenate dehydrogenase/3-phosphoshikimate 1-carboxyvinyltransferase — MNEPRLLIVGLGLIGGSLAAALKETGFPGEIVACDRNPRELEQALSQGIIDAGDTSMVNLLPRTTLILLAVPVLSMQTVLVELARLLDKGLVDRERLVITDVGSTKASIRAATIEAFGKIPSNLVLGHPIAGSERSGVAAANPRLFDRHKVILTPEKDTAPDALARVRRLWQACGAEVMEMTVERHDQVLARTSHLPHLLAFSLVDTLARQHQRQDIFRYAAGGFRDFTRIAGSDPVMWRDIFLANRDAVLDALDDFQAGLAGLRKAVEQADGDSMLAIFDRASHARRYFDTLLNQSSYQAGYQIMQQTILSFRVSPGGSVSRRIRVPGDKSISHRSIMLGALAEGVTEVSGFLEGEDSLATLQAFRDMGVAIEGPSQGRVTIHGVGLHGLKPPPGPIYLGNSGTGMRLFAGLLSGQAFDSELTGDASLTKRPMNRVAEPLRQMGAQIDTAPEGRPPLKIRGGQALKGIDYEMPVASAQVKSCLLLAGLYAKGETRVREPAPTRDHTERMLSGFGYPVRREGDTAILSGGGTLQAGPIDVPADISSAAFFLVAAAITPGSDLILEHVGINPTRIGVLNILRAMGADLELSGQQEVGGEPVADIRIRYAPLRGIDIPVDQVPLAIDEFPALFIAAANACGTTRLRGAEELRVKESDRIQAMASGLDILGVTNTVREDGIDIEGRAEKDDDGSRVHYGGGRIDSLGDHRIAMAFSIAGLRAGEPILIENCANVATSFPGFVDLANQVGMLIETETREGS, encoded by the coding sequence ATGAACGAGCCACGCCTGCTGATTGTCGGGCTGGGCTTGATCGGTGGCTCTCTGGCCGCGGCCCTCAAGGAGACGGGCTTCCCGGGAGAAATCGTTGCCTGCGATCGGAATCCTCGAGAACTCGAACAGGCCTTGAGTCAGGGCATCATCGATGCCGGCGACACCAGCATGGTGAATCTGCTGCCCCGCACGACGCTGATTCTGCTGGCGGTGCCGGTGCTTTCCATGCAGACGGTGTTGGTAGAGTTGGCGCGGCTGCTCGATAAAGGCCTGGTGGATCGAGAGCGTCTGGTGATCACCGACGTGGGCAGTACGAAAGCCTCCATTCGCGCGGCGACCATCGAGGCCTTCGGCAAGATACCCTCAAACCTGGTCCTGGGGCACCCGATCGCCGGCTCGGAAAGGAGCGGCGTGGCGGCAGCCAATCCCCGGCTCTTCGATCGGCACAAGGTGATCCTGACCCCGGAGAAGGATACCGCTCCGGATGCCCTGGCGCGGGTGAGGCGGCTGTGGCAAGCCTGCGGTGCGGAAGTGATGGAAATGACGGTGGAGCGCCATGATCAGGTGCTGGCGCGCACCAGTCATCTACCGCACCTGCTGGCGTTTTCCTTGGTAGATACCCTGGCGCGTCAGCATCAGCGGCAGGACATCTTTCGCTACGCCGCCGGCGGGTTTCGCGATTTCACGCGCATTGCCGGCAGCGATCCGGTGATGTGGCGAGATATCTTTCTGGCCAATCGCGATGCGGTGCTCGATGCGCTGGACGACTTTCAAGCAGGGCTCGCCGGGCTCCGCAAAGCGGTGGAACAGGCGGACGGCGACAGCATGCTGGCTATTTTCGACCGTGCCAGCCACGCTCGGCGGTATTTTGATACCTTGTTGAATCAAAGCAGCTATCAGGCGGGTTATCAGATCATGCAGCAAACGATATTAAGCTTTCGAGTAAGCCCCGGGGGCAGCGTTTCCCGGCGCATTCGCGTCCCCGGGGACAAGTCCATTTCCCATCGTTCGATCATGCTTGGGGCCTTGGCGGAAGGCGTGACGGAGGTCAGCGGCTTTCTCGAGGGAGAAGACAGCCTGGCGACTCTGCAAGCCTTTCGCGACATGGGGGTAGCCATCGAAGGACCAAGCCAGGGCCGAGTGACGATTCACGGGGTGGGTCTTCACGGGCTAAAGCCGCCGCCGGGGCCTATCTATCTGGGCAATTCCGGTACCGGCATGCGGCTGTTCGCAGGGCTGCTGTCTGGTCAGGCCTTCGACAGCGAGCTGACCGGCGATGCTTCCTTGACCAAGCGACCGATGAATCGTGTCGCCGAACCGCTGCGCCAGATGGGAGCCCAGATCGACACCGCACCAGAAGGACGGCCGCCTTTAAAGATTCGCGGTGGCCAGGCGCTCAAGGGCATCGACTATGAGATGCCGGTGGCCAGTGCCCAGGTCAAGTCCTGTCTGCTGCTGGCAGGGCTTTATGCCAAGGGAGAAACCCGCGTACGAGAACCGGCGCCGACTCGAGATCATACCGAGCGCATGCTGAGCGGCTTCGGCTATCCAGTCCGGCGGGAGGGAGATACCGCGATTCTATCCGGCGGCGGCACTCTGCAAGCGGGGCCGATCGATGTGCCGGCGGATATTTCTTCTGCAGCGTTCTTTCTAGTGGCGGCGGCGATTACTCCAGGCTCGGACTTGATCCTGGAGCACGTCGGCATCAATCCGACCCGTATCGGCGTCCTCAATATTCTCCGGGCGATGGGGGCGGATCTCGAGCTTTCCGGTCAGCAAGAAGTGGGTGGCGAACCGGTGGCGGACATTCGCATTCGCTATGCGCCGCTGCGCGGTATCGACATCCCCGTGGATCAGGTGCCCTTGGCCATCGATGAGTTTCCTGCGCTGTTCATCGCCGCCGCCAATGCTTGCGGCACGACTCGGCTGCGCGGCGCGGAGGAACTGCGGGTCAAGGAGTCCGATCGTATTCAGGCGATGGCGAGCGGTCTGGATATACTGGGCGTGACCAATACCGTGCGTGAGGATGGGATCGATATCGAAGGCCGCGCCGAAAAGGACGACGACGGCAGCCGGGTACATTATGGCGGCGGGCGAATCGATAGCCTGGGAGACCACCGTATCGCCATGGCCTTCAGCATCGCCGGGCTGCGAGCCGGGGAGCCGATCCTGATCGAGAATTGCGCCAACGTGGCGACCTCTTTCCCTGGCTTTGTCGATCTGGCCAATCAGGTGGGCATGCTGATCGAGACGGAGACTCGGGAGGGTTCATGA